The following are encoded in a window of Microcoleus sp. FACHB-831 genomic DNA:
- a CDS encoding response regulator transcription factor, whose translation MRIMLVEDDACLAEALAEALSDQLYVVDVVKDGEAGWEYAKAIAYDLILLDVMLPKLDGVSLCQRLRTHGYHLPILMLTARDTSTDKVSGLDAGADDYVVKPFDLQELLARIRALLRRGSCPSTPILMWGNLTLDPSTYEVMYDKQPVHVTPKEYSLLELLLRNGRRVLSRSAIVERLWSLENPPEEDTVKAHIKSLRHKLRAVAAPEDLIETVHGLGYRLKQLA comes from the coding sequence ATGCGGATTATGCTTGTTGAAGATGATGCCTGTCTGGCCGAAGCGCTGGCTGAAGCGCTCAGCGACCAGCTTTATGTCGTGGATGTGGTTAAAGACGGAGAAGCGGGCTGGGAGTATGCAAAAGCAATAGCCTATGACTTGATTTTGCTCGATGTAATGCTTCCCAAGCTGGATGGGGTGAGTCTTTGCCAGCGACTACGCACGCATGGCTATCATTTACCAATTCTTATGCTGACTGCTAGGGACACCAGTACGGATAAAGTCTCTGGTTTAGACGCTGGAGCCGATGACTATGTGGTTAAACCGTTTGATTTGCAAGAGTTATTAGCGCGAATCCGTGCTTTGCTGCGTCGAGGCAGTTGTCCATCTACGCCAATTCTAATGTGGGGGAACCTCACGCTCGATCCCAGTACCTATGAAGTAATGTACGATAAGCAACCCGTTCACGTGACGCCGAAGGAGTATAGTCTCCTCGAACTGCTGCTCCGCAACGGTCGCAGGGTGTTGAGTCGTTCTGCGATCGTTGAACGTCTCTGGTCTTTGGAGAATCCGCCAGAAGAAGATACAGTCAAGGCTCACATTAAAAGCCTGCGTCATAAACTCAGAGCTGTAGCTGCTCCTGAAGACCTAATTGAGACTGTTCACGGCTTGGGGTACAGATTGAAACAACTTGCGTAA
- a CDS encoding PleD family two-component system response regulator codes for MHEKVLVIEDAPDTLTSLLDLLESEGFQTLGAKNGLIGLQLAKEQMPDLIVSDITMPEMNGYAVLDALRQDPKTAEIPFIFMTGEMTNTDRRRGLELGADDYLTKPVMPNKLMGAIALQLKNRDRKFKSSNY; via the coding sequence ATGCATGAAAAAGTTCTCGTTATTGAAGATGCTCCAGACACTTTAACCAGCCTTCTTGACTTGTTAGAGTCTGAGGGTTTCCAAACTCTAGGCGCTAAAAATGGTTTAATTGGTTTGCAATTAGCCAAAGAACAGATGCCAGATTTGATTGTTTCTGACATAACTATGCCTGAAATGAATGGTTACGCGGTCTTAGACGCATTGCGGCAAGATCCCAAAACAGCGGAAATTCCTTTCATTTTTATGACAGGAGAAATGACCAATACCGATCGACGCCGAGGTTTGGAATTGGGAGCGGATGACTACTTGACTAAGCCAGTTATGCCAAATAAATTGATGGGGGCGATCGCGCTTCAGCTGAAAAACCGCGATCGCAAGTTTAAGTCATCAAATTACTGA
- a CDS encoding pentapeptide repeat-containing protein: protein MKNYSPQQQDYIQKKIIEKSLNGVDLSDADLSEVVLSGVDLRKANLSRANLSQVDLRKANLRGAVLNQGDLSDANLFQANLREADCREANLCKANLSDADLSQANLCAASLWRTTLSRANLWATSLCEADLSEADLSDAKLMEASLIGANLVRADLTGAKLCGARLTEANLSQVNLTGADLKGANLSGADLTGADLRGANLWGANLTDATLHKTIMPDGTMHSHKLVVPL from the coding sequence ATGAAAAATTACTCGCCTCAACAACAAGACTATATTCAGAAAAAAATAATTGAGAAATCCCTAAATGGCGTGGATTTGAGTGACGCTGACTTGAGCGAAGTGGTATTAAGCGGAGTCGATCTTAGAAAAGCCAACTTAAGTAGAGCCAACCTGAGCCAAGTAGATCTGCGTAAGGCTAATTTAAGAGGAGCCGTACTCAATCAGGGAGATTTAAGTGATGCAAATCTATTTCAAGCAAATCTGCGAGAAGCAGATTGCCGCGAGGCGAATTTGTGCAAAGCTAACCTGAGCGATGCTGATTTGTCGCAGGCAAATTTATGTGCGGCTTCGTTGTGGAGGACTACATTATCTAGAGCTAATTTATGGGCAACTTCCCTGTGCGAAGCCGATCTGAGCGAAGCCGATCTGAGCGATGCCAAACTGATGGAGGCGTCGCTTATTGGAGCTAATCTTGTTAGAGCCGATCTAACTGGAGCAAAGCTATGCGGAGCAAGGCTAACAGAAGCTAATTTGAGCCAAGTAAACTTGACTGGCGCAGATCTCAAGGGGGCAAATTTAAGCGGTGCAGATTTAACGGGAGCAGATTTGCGCGGGGCAAATTTGTGGGGGGCAAATCTGACGGATGCAACGCTTCATAAGACAATAATGCCTGACGGAACAATGCACAGCCACAAACTTGTAGTACCTCTATAG
- a CDS encoding type II toxin-antitoxin system HigA family antitoxin — protein MTLTFDQAVYRNLLAEFAPQVIETEEEYDRALAVAERLTFAKNRTPEERALHKLLVTLIEAYETQNYPMDKSAPHEILQHLLEASGTRQTDLVGVIGSSGVVSEVVNGKRSISKAQAKALSDYFKVSPSLFI, from the coding sequence ATGACCCTTACTTTTGACCAAGCTGTTTATCGCAATTTATTAGCTGAATTCGCTCCTCAAGTCATTGAGACAGAAGAGGAGTACGATCGCGCCCTGGCAGTGGCAGAGCGCCTAACGTTTGCGAAAAACCGAACTCCCGAAGAGCGTGCTTTACACAAGTTGCTAGTGACGCTGATTGAAGCGTATGAGACACAGAACTATCCGATGGATAAATCGGCGCCTCATGAGATCCTCCAACACCTCTTGGAAGCCAGTGGTACCCGTCAAACTGACTTGGTGGGTGTTATTGGATCGAGTGGCGTGGTGTCTGAAGTTGTAAATGGCAAGCGATCGATTAGTAAGGCACAAGCCAAGGCGCTTAGCGATTACTTTAAGGTGTCGCCTAGCCTGTTTATCTGA
- a CDS encoding type II toxin-antitoxin system HigB family toxin, which produces MHLIYIRNLRTDAGEYPDVKKQIDAWYATVKKAEWQSLEDVRKIYRDAEAVGSFTVFTIKGNDYRLVVGMDYEDQTVYYKYFLTHAEYDKGKWKNDPYF; this is translated from the coding sequence ATGCACCTAATTTACATTCGGAACCTCCGCACTGATGCTGGCGAATACCCCGATGTCAAGAAGCAAATCGACGCCTGGTATGCAACTGTCAAAAAAGCGGAATGGCAGAGTTTGGAGGACGTTCGTAAGATTTACCGCGATGCTGAAGCAGTTGGAAGTTTCACTGTCTTCACTATAAAAGGCAACGACTATCGCCTGGTTGTCGGTATGGACTACGAAGACCAAACAGTTTACTACAAATACTTTCTAACTCATGCTGAATACGACAAGGGAAAATGGAAGAATGACCCTTACTTTTGA
- the infC gene encoding translation initiation factor IF-3, whose translation MNNQIKSAQVLLIDHENNNRGLIDTREALEIAENAGLDLVIVSESKDAPVAKILNYGKHQYQQKKRQRQSSQPTVKEVQLRPNVGESDYTLRIERATEWLSKGNSVKFQIRLRGRENQHRDRATELLDRVVADLAKVGKVMSFDKRSLIVQVIPA comes from the coding sequence ATTAACAATCAAATCAAGTCTGCTCAGGTTCTTTTGATTGACCATGAGAACAACAATCGTGGCTTGATTGATACCCGTGAGGCTCTAGAAATAGCTGAAAATGCAGGACTAGATCTTGTCATAGTCTCCGAAAGTAAAGATGCTCCCGTAGCTAAAATTTTGAACTACGGCAAGCATCAGTATCAACAGAAAAAACGTCAGCGCCAAAGTTCTCAACCAACGGTTAAGGAAGTTCAGCTCCGTCCCAATGTTGGTGAATCTGATTACACCTTACGCATCGAGAGAGCGACCGAGTGGTTGAGTAAGGGTAATTCAGTTAAGTTTCAGATTCGTTTACGGGGCAGGGAAAATCAACATCGCGATCGCGCTACAGAACTGCTAGACCGTGTTGTAGCTGACCTAGCTAAAGTCGGTAAAGTTATGTCTTTTGATAAACGGTCGCTAATAGTTCAGGTCATTCCAGCCTAG
- a CDS encoding pre-peptidase C-terminal domain-containing protein — protein MNERDRRSSSNHNQNPQGRQNLVFIFSGIILVTAITASLVTFALLKQDELFGRINATPSPTATPTPASAASPTPTPTPTATESPTPTPTPTPTLAPPSSASSPAPDPGNTMGQALNLGILKDTRTYNDFVGSVDVVDYYRFQLDTTSNVAVNLSSLNAYTHVELILDRNTNGQVDNGEVLYQNARSSSASIGQPLGAGTYFIRVYPDSRNENTTYTIEVAATPVGTK, from the coding sequence ATGAATGAGAGGGATCGAAGAAGTTCATCAAATCACAATCAAAACCCTCAAGGGCGGCAGAACCTCGTATTTATTTTTTCCGGGATTATTCTTGTTACTGCAATAACTGCATCTCTAGTTACTTTCGCACTTCTAAAACAAGATGAGCTATTCGGTCGAATAAACGCTACTCCATCACCGACTGCTACCCCCACTCCAGCGTCCGCAGCATCGCCGACTCCCACTCCCACTCCAACAGCCACAGAATCACCGACTCCCACTCCCACTCCAACACCTACTTTAGCGCCACCTTCTTCAGCTTCCTCCCCGGCTCCTGATCCGGGCAACACTATGGGTCAAGCTCTCAATCTGGGCATCCTCAAGGACACTCGCACCTACAATGATTTTGTGGGGAGTGTTGATGTAGTTGATTATTATCGCTTCCAATTAGACACAACCAGCAATGTCGCTGTCAACCTCAGCAGCCTGAACGCTTATACTCACGTCGAATTGATTTTAGACCGCAACACTAATGGTCAGGTTGATAATGGTGAGGTTCTATATCAAAACGCTCGTTCTTCCTCAGCTTCGATCGGTCAGCCGTTGGGGGCAGGCACTTATTTTATCCGGGTGTATCCCGACAGCCGCAACGAGAACACTACTTATACCATTGAAGTCGCGGCTACTCCAGTGGGAACCAAGTGA
- a CDS encoding CHAT domain-containing protein, whose protein sequence is MTKLLFLNINNGCFNYGFSVNLRYPSGEVNGNLPPAPHIPELYDSWKLKYLHLELCFREQAKRQRTGRRIPDVGRLRDECHELFEQFRENIKDWLKKSDHSRFQEIRERLREELRDSRERQEEVRVLIKTEDDLLRRLPWSEWDLFDKYTKVEIALIPCNYEQVYISKRLVSKTEVRLLAILGNSDGIEVEADRNFLNSLPTGIPPLFLPQPTRPEVSDRLWEQDWDILFFAGHSSREGESGIISINKTEKLTITNLKNGLRKAIEHGLQLAIFNSCDGLKLAEDLADLNIPQVIVMREPVPDRVAQKFLKYFLTAFSSGESLYLAVRNAKKRLGDEGCDNEFPGAAGLATIWQNPTVVPLSWLEMGGRENRTPSLADGTWRCVHTLTGHSKSVMSVAISPDSQTLASGSADATIKLWRLDTGELLYTLTGHSGSVRSLAFSQEAGAGTSPPLLASGSEDKTIKVWRLPTGELLRALAQDSDSVLSVAIGGSDGRTLASGTMDGTIKLWDLGSGQLLYNFRGHFVYPVSCVAISPDGGAGADGPLLASGAQDNTIKIWNLRTRQEIRTLNGSSGWFNPAQYWVNTWVGGFNAVAFSPDGEILASGDEEKKIKLWRSDTGELLRTLTGHSGGVECVAFSPDNQTLASGGSDNTIRIWKWRTGQMLQTLGHSNKVYAIAFSPDGQTLVSGSADMTVKIWRVSS, encoded by the coding sequence ATGACTAAATTATTGTTCTTAAATATCAATAACGGCTGCTTCAATTATGGTTTTAGCGTAAATTTGCGGTATCCGTCCGGAGAAGTTAACGGTAACTTGCCCCCTGCTCCACATATCCCGGAGTTATATGATAGTTGGAAATTAAAGTATTTGCACCTAGAGTTGTGTTTCCGAGAACAAGCAAAGCGACAACGGACGGGACGACGGATACCGGATGTAGGCAGACTCCGCGATGAATGTCACGAATTATTTGAACAATTTAGAGAAAACATTAAAGATTGGCTAAAAAAATCTGATCATAGTAGGTTTCAAGAGATCAGGGAGAGACTAAGGGAAGAGTTACGGGACAGCCGGGAACGACAAGAAGAAGTTAGGGTGTTGATTAAAACTGAAGACGACTTGCTCAGGAGACTGCCTTGGAGTGAATGGGATTTGTTTGATAAATATACAAAGGTAGAAATAGCTTTAATTCCATGCAACTATGAACAAGTTTATATATCAAAACGACTGGTCAGCAAAACAGAAGTCAGACTATTGGCAATTTTGGGCAATAGCGACGGAATTGAAGTTGAGGCAGATCGGAATTTTCTAAATTCCTTGCCGACTGGTATACCTCCGCTCTTTCTTCCACAACCAACACGCCCGGAAGTGAGCGATCGCTTGTGGGAACAAGACTGGGATATTTTATTTTTTGCTGGACATAGTTCTAGGGAAGGCGAAAGCGGTATTATTTCTATCAATAAAACAGAGAAGCTGACAATTACAAATTTAAAGAATGGCTTAAGAAAAGCAATTGAACATGGTTTGCAGTTAGCTATTTTCAACTCTTGTGATGGGTTGAAATTAGCAGAGGATTTAGCTGATTTGAATATTCCGCAAGTGATTGTGATGCGGGAACCTGTTCCGGATCGAGTTGCCCAAAAGTTTTTGAAGTATTTCCTAACAGCCTTTTCGAGTGGGGAGTCTTTATACTTGGCGGTGCGAAACGCCAAAAAGAGATTGGGTGATGAAGGCTGTGATAATGAATTTCCTGGTGCAGCTGGGTTAGCTACAATCTGGCAGAACCCGACTGTAGTCCCCCTAAGTTGGCTAGAAATGGGTGGACGGGAGAATAGAACCCCTAGTCTTGCGGATGGAACTTGGAGATGCGTACACACCCTCACAGGTCATTCCAAATCAGTTATGTCAGTTGCGATTAGCCCGGATAGCCAGACCCTTGCCAGCGGTAGTGCGGACGCTACAATCAAGCTGTGGCGTCTGGACACTGGAGAACTGCTGTACACCCTCACGGGGCATTCAGGCTCAGTTCGTTCCCTTGCCTTCAGCCAGGAGGCTGGGGCGGGCACCTCGCCGCCCCTACTAGCCAGTGGCAGTGAGGACAAGACGATCAAAGTTTGGCGTCTGCCCACCGGGGAATTGCTCCGCGCCCTAGCTCAAGATTCGGACAGCGTACTGTCAGTGGCAATTGGTGGCTCCGATGGCCGCACCCTTGCCAGCGGTACTATGGACGGTACAATCAAGCTGTGGGATTTGGGTTCAGGGCAACTGCTGTACAACTTCAGGGGGCATTTTGTATATCCGGTTAGTTGCGTCGCCATCAGCCCCGATGGGGGGGCGGGCGCCGACGGGCCCCTACTAGCCAGTGGCGCTCAGGACAATACAATCAAGATTTGGAATTTGCGGACACGTCAAGAAATCCGCACCCTCAATGGATCTTCAGGCTGGTTTAATCCGGCTCAATACTGGGTTAACACCTGGGTTGGTGGTTTTAATGCGGTTGCCTTCAGCCCGGATGGGGAGATTTTGGCTAGTGGTGATGAGGAGAAGAAAATTAAGCTATGGCGTTCTGACACTGGAGAACTGCTTCGCACCCTCACGGGACATTCAGGCGGGGTTGAGTGTGTGGCCTTTAGCCCCGATAATCAGACTCTCGCTAGTGGTGGTAGTGACAACACCATTAGAATTTGGAAATGGCGCACTGGGCAGATGCTCCAAACCCTGGGACATTCAAACAAGGTTTATGCGATCGCTTTTAGCCCTGATGGACAAACTTTAGTTAGTGGGAGTGCGGACATGACAGTAAAGATTTGGCGCGTGTCATCCTGA
- a CDS encoding DUF1822 family protein, giving the protein MNINQLVKQVNATWKIEKICKELSEAKQVFTNSEREQTLSQKESDCLCALLCNKQPREIAKLLGVNPEGINVDLSRGLYRYIETLIQSKTNEAVRIQWSNIPRLLENLGYKRSPFDPPTNGEVRAKWRLTIDIPHIHNLQLEAILDLLRRIMGNASLRVEKIEEGSIVLVFDGTQEGFEQIQELFRTGELTELLGVPVLDVQLESVIQSATPVNLGEWFQDNFVEAIQAGWQTIEEIFGIRTRSPAFRSNAVKRAKQIQVGDRALALILDLKQIEDGEISTFLGVYPLGEQTYLPENLKIAIFIESEEPLEIPVTKNSQGLIQELFFSSGEQFRVQLSLGDDSITEYFSYE; this is encoded by the coding sequence ATGAACATCAATCAACTGGTCAAACAAGTAAATGCTACTTGGAAAATAGAAAAAATCTGTAAAGAATTGAGCGAGGCCAAGCAAGTTTTTACGAATAGCGAAAGAGAACAGACACTTTCACAAAAAGAATCAGACTGCCTCTGTGCATTACTTTGTAATAAGCAGCCCAGGGAAATTGCTAAACTTCTCGGTGTCAACCCGGAGGGTATAAATGTTGATTTATCTAGAGGTTTGTATCGATATATTGAAACCCTTATTCAAAGTAAAACAAATGAGGCCGTAAGGATACAATGGTCAAATATTCCTAGATTGCTGGAAAATTTAGGATATAAAAGAAGCCCGTTTGATCCACCCACAAATGGAGAAGTAAGGGCAAAATGGAGACTGACGATTGATATCCCTCATATTCACAACCTCCAGTTAGAAGCAATTCTCGATCTGCTGAGACGAATTATGGGTAATGCCTCCCTAAGAGTAGAAAAAATTGAGGAGGGTAGTATAGTGCTAGTCTTTGATGGTACTCAAGAAGGATTTGAGCAGATTCAGGAGTTGTTCAGAACTGGGGAGTTGACAGAGTTATTAGGTGTACCCGTTTTGGATGTGCAACTGGAGTCGGTAATACAATCTGCTACACCAGTGAATTTAGGCGAGTGGTTTCAGGATAACTTTGTTGAGGCAATTCAGGCTGGCTGGCAGACAATTGAAGAGATTTTTGGTATAAGAACAAGAAGTCCAGCTTTTAGGTCAAATGCTGTTAAACGAGCTAAACAGATTCAGGTGGGCGATCGCGCATTAGCTTTAATTCTCGATTTGAAGCAAATTGAAGATGGAGAAATTAGTACATTTCTGGGTGTTTATCCCCTTGGTGAGCAAACTTATCTGCCTGAAAATCTCAAAATCGCTATATTCATTGAATCAGAAGAACCTTTAGAAATCCCCGTCACTAAAAACTCTCAGGGTCTGATCCAAGAATTATTTTTTTCATCAGGAGAACAGTTCAGGGTACAGCTTTCTTTAGGTGATGACAGCATTACCGAATATTTTTCATATGAATGA
- a CDS encoding serine/threonine-protein kinase, whose protein sequence is MLLNNTVNMIHPGTLLQERYRVIKSLGKGGFAEIFEVCEFGTPKVLKILLRNSSKHISLFEREAEALKLLRHPGIPRVQPDGDFIWKDEANKLWHCIVMEKIDGCNLEEWQSGRNNQSITQEQAFDWLKQLVGIIECIHKQQYIHRDIKPSNIMLQPDGKLVLIDFGAVRLITDTYLINIASRCGVTRIGTSGYTPPEQFDGVALPQSDFFALGRTFVHLLTGKHPSELMDYHTGEFNWRENAPQISPRFADLIDLLMASLPGQRPQNTEIIGQCLEAIADCKAIGIITELSLTESGRQDAHTTKIKSIKLKIGVAASMVLGLTGLWFSSPQMAVVFNDIGVENHLQDRLGTAEGFYKSALLLNPNYGKAHYNRGSLYEKQGKLQDARTEYEKSIKLSNFGKAYNKLGRLETLEGNYGVAVEVLKEGLQVTTDNKVKEDLLKNLNKALMERDRYERKGN, encoded by the coding sequence ATGTTATTAAACAATACCGTTAACATGATTCATCCGGGAACGTTACTGCAAGAGCGCTATCGAGTTATTAAATCGCTAGGCAAAGGCGGATTTGCTGAGATATTTGAGGTGTGCGAATTCGGCACGCCCAAAGTCTTAAAAATTCTGCTCAGAAACTCTAGCAAGCATATAAGCTTATTTGAGAGAGAAGCCGAAGCATTAAAATTGCTGCGTCATCCAGGAATTCCCAGAGTGCAGCCAGACGGGGATTTCATTTGGAAAGATGAAGCCAATAAGCTTTGGCACTGCATAGTAATGGAAAAAATTGATGGTTGCAATTTAGAAGAATGGCAGAGCGGTCGCAACAATCAATCCATCACCCAAGAGCAAGCATTTGACTGGTTAAAACAACTGGTGGGAATTATAGAGTGCATCCATAAGCAGCAATACATACACCGGGATATTAAACCATCTAACATCATGTTGCAACCTGATGGAAAGCTGGTGTTGATTGACTTTGGTGCAGTCAGATTAATTACTGATACTTACCTAATCAACATCGCTAGCAGATGCGGGGTGACAAGAATTGGAACATCAGGTTATACTCCCCCAGAGCAATTTGATGGTGTGGCTTTGCCGCAATCGGATTTTTTTGCTTTGGGGCGTACTTTTGTACATTTGCTGACAGGTAAACACCCATCTGAGTTGATGGATTATCATACAGGGGAGTTTAATTGGCGAGAAAATGCTCCTCAAATTTCGCCTAGATTTGCTGATTTAATTGATTTGCTAATGGCTTCATTGCCAGGCCAAAGACCGCAAAATACAGAAATTATTGGGCAATGTTTGGAAGCGATCGCAGATTGTAAAGCTATAGGGATAATTACTGAATTGTCCTTAACAGAGTCAGGCAGACAAGATGCCCACACCACAAAAATTAAATCGATTAAGCTTAAAATTGGGGTTGCAGCATCAATGGTGCTGGGGCTTACTGGCTTATGGTTTTCATCGCCTCAAATGGCTGTTGTATTCAACGATATAGGAGTAGAAAACCATCTGCAAGATCGATTGGGTACAGCAGAGGGTTTCTACAAATCTGCATTACTACTAAACCCGAATTATGGGAAAGCTCACTATAATCGGGGTTCGCTTTACGAAAAGCAGGGAAAACTTCAGGATGCTCGTACTGAATACGAGAAGTCTATCAAACTGTCTAATTTCGGCAAAGCTTACAATAAGTTGGGACGCTTGGAGACTTTAGAAGGAAATTATGGGGTAGCTGTTGAGGTACTTAAGGAAGGTCTGCAAGTGACGACCGATAATAAAGTGAAGGAAGACTTACTGAAAAATCTGAACAAGGCGCTAATGGAACGCGATCGCTACGAGAGGAAAGGTAACTAA
- a CDS encoding helix-turn-helix domain-containing protein, translating to MPKPKKNRHSGKAFTQLLAQKGFSQYKLAKEAGIGRDHISRLASGEIASPEPITLQKIATALGVAPGELTQIFTQLPDDCSNGKLELEASDSSFVGIASRCLDWGEAVDVSSFYGRTDELATLEQWIVRDRCRLITLLGIGGIGKTSLCVKLAKQIHHHFEYVIWRSLRNSPPLTQLLEDLISFFYDGRESDNSATISHLIKHLQQHRCLVVIDQVEAILRPGKPAGHYLEGYHNYGELLKQIGEVPHQSCLLLTSRETPRDVALRQADNQPVRVWKLGGLKDIEAGEIFRERGLSEEERWSEITRLYQGNPLWLMIVCTTIRDVYGNRVGEFLSNSLYLGDFEEVLEDQFNRLSELEKKIMYQLAIQQQPLSLGDLRGEMQLKTSTELVKALEDLGRRSLLEKVTASSQTLFTLQPVVAKYVIKQYR from the coding sequence GTGCCAAAACCTAAGAAAAATCGGCATTCTGGAAAGGCGTTTACACAACTACTGGCGCAAAAGGGTTTCTCGCAATACAAACTGGCAAAAGAGGCTGGCATAGGAAGAGACCATATCAGCAGACTAGCTAGCGGTGAAATTGCTAGTCCTGAACCGATAACGCTTCAGAAGATTGCAACGGCGTTAGGGGTGGCACCGGGGGAACTAACGCAAATATTTACTCAATTACCTGATGATTGCAGCAATGGCAAGCTAGAACTAGAGGCGAGTGACTCTAGTTTTGTGGGGATTGCCAGCCGATGCTTGGATTGGGGTGAGGCGGTGGATGTCTCCAGTTTCTACGGGCGCACTGATGAACTGGCTACACTAGAGCAATGGATTGTGCGCGATCGCTGTCGTTTAATAACACTGTTGGGTATAGGCGGAATTGGCAAAACTTCTCTTTGTGTGAAGTTAGCCAAACAGATTCACCATCATTTTGAGTATGTCATTTGGCGAAGTCTCCGCAATTCTCCACCCCTCACGCAACTTCTAGAAGATTTAATTTCATTTTTTTATGATGGCCGGGAAAGTGATAACTCAGCAACTATTTCGCACCTAATTAAGCATCTACAACAGCATCGGTGTCTGGTGGTAATCGATCAAGTGGAAGCGATTTTGCGACCGGGAAAGCCAGCAGGACACTATCTTGAAGGTTATCATAATTATGGGGAACTACTCAAACAAATCGGGGAAGTACCGCATCAGAGTTGCTTATTGCTGACAAGTCGGGAAACACCTAGAGATGTGGCGTTACGGCAAGCAGATAATCAACCAGTTCGAGTATGGAAATTGGGTGGATTGAAGGATATAGAAGCAGGAGAGATTTTCAGAGAAAGAGGTTTATCTGAAGAGGAGAGATGGTCAGAGATTACTAGACTGTACCAAGGTAATCCCCTGTGGTTGATGATAGTCTGTACCACAATTCGAGATGTATATGGTAATAGGGTTGGTGAATTTTTAAGCAATTCACTGTACTTGGGTGATTTTGAAGAAGTGTTAGAGGATCAGTTTAATAGGTTGTCAGAGTTAGAAAAAAAAATTATGTACCAATTAGCGATTCAACAACAGCCATTATCATTGGGCGATTTGCGAGGTGAGATGCAGTTAAAAACCTCAACAGAATTAGTCAAGGCGTTGGAAGATTTAGGGAGGCGATCGCTCTTGGAAAAAGTCACAGCATCAAGTCAAACTTTGTTCACTCTGCAACCCGTAGTAGCAAAATATGTTATTAAACAATACCGTTAA
- a CDS encoding DUF6232 family protein: MSEVAFYDNGIVKVTRTLFEVPGTQYPIRNIGAVKTSIETPSRTGPLICLVIGVILLVAYVGILVIALAILWSISQKPTYWIVVVSAGTESRAFSSRDPNQIREIQSAINAALSQH; the protein is encoded by the coding sequence ATGTCAGAAGTTGCGTTTTACGACAATGGCATAGTTAAAGTTACAAGAACCTTATTTGAGGTTCCTGGTACGCAATACCCAATTCGCAACATCGGTGCAGTTAAAACATCGATAGAAACTCCTAGTCGCACAGGGCCACTCATTTGCCTTGTTATTGGAGTTATCCTGCTAGTCGCTTATGTGGGTATTCTGGTAATCGCGTTGGCAATTTTGTGGTCGATTTCTCAAAAACCTACTTATTGGATTGTCGTAGTTTCGGCTGGAACTGAATCTAGAGCTTTTTCTTCTAGAGATCCCAATCAAATTAGAGAAATTCAATCAGCCATAAACGCGGCACTAAGTCAGCATTAA